A region from the Mucilaginibacter sp. CSA2-8R genome encodes:
- a CDS encoding RNA 2'-phosphotransferase codes for MATEKEIVSISKFLSLVLRHQPELIGLTLSHEGWADIDELLALAAKHGQIITKDTLNVVVDTNSKKRFAFSDDRQYIRASQGHSVEVSLGYQPQTPPEILYHGTAVQSVNSILAMGLHKQKRQHVHLSTDMDTATKVGQRHGKPAILEVLTGDMHRQGYSFFLSENGVWLTDHVPPAFIKPL; via the coding sequence ATGGCTACCGAAAAAGAAATAGTTAGTATCAGCAAATTTTTAAGCTTGGTGCTCAGGCATCAGCCCGAATTGATTGGCCTTACCCTGAGCCATGAAGGCTGGGCTGATATTGATGAATTACTTGCACTTGCTGCCAAACACGGGCAGATTATCACTAAAGATACACTAAATGTTGTGGTAGATACTAACAGCAAAAAGCGATTTGCCTTTAGTGACGACCGGCAGTATATTCGGGCTAGCCAAGGGCACTCTGTTGAAGTTTCTCTGGGCTATCAGCCACAAACACCTCCTGAGATATTGTACCACGGTACAGCAGTCCAGTCGGTAAACTCCATTTTAGCAATGGGTTTACATAAGCAAAAAAGGCAGCATGTGCATTTGAGTACCGATATGGATACCGCCACTAAAGTAGGGCAGCGGCATGGTAAACCTGCCATACTCGAAGTTTTAACCGGCGATATGCACCGGCAGGGATACTCGTTTTTTTTATCTGAAAATGGTGTGTGGCTTACGGACCATGTACCGCCAGCATTTATCAAGCCTTTGTGA
- a CDS encoding DNA polymerase Y family protein, which translates to MQKRYMSVWFGHLLTDWQTLQQANLKDVPFVFTRPEHNRVLITAANPAAEAQDIYTGMMAADAKACSADLQVLDDIPGKADELLKELGLWCMRYTPLVAIDLPDGLMLDISGCAHLWGGEREYYREIINKLREQGYDARGAIADTIGTAWAVARFGKKTPVIAKGKQTEAILNFPPAALRIEEDNLQKLQKLGLHQIKTFINMPRPMLRRRFGEAFVSRIEQVLGLKEETITPLIPPVAHQERLPCLEPIKTAKGIEIAIETLLEKVCLRLKIEGLGVRKALLKCFRIDGKIVQVGITTTRATGHVAHLCKLFELQISKIEPALGIELFLLEATRVEEVDHQQEALWTAPPGLQDAALAELLDRLAGKVGANAIQRYLPAEHYWPERAIKPAASLTEKPVTVWRTDRPRPVRLLHRPEPVEVMALVPDYPPKFFIYKGKRHEVTKADGPERIEREWWQDAGAHRDYYAVEDDNGQRYWLFRLGHYDNKPQWFLHGFFA; encoded by the coding sequence ATGCAAAAGCGGTATATGTCGGTATGGTTTGGCCACCTGTTAACAGACTGGCAAACGCTGCAACAGGCGAACCTGAAAGACGTACCTTTTGTTTTTACCAGGCCTGAGCACAACCGTGTGTTAATTACCGCAGCCAACCCGGCTGCCGAAGCGCAGGATATTTATACCGGCATGATGGCCGCAGATGCCAAAGCCTGCTCGGCAGATTTACAAGTATTAGACGATATTCCCGGAAAGGCGGATGAATTATTAAAAGAGTTAGGCCTATGGTGTATGCGCTATACCCCACTGGTAGCCATTGATTTGCCGGACGGCCTGATGCTCGATATTTCAGGATGTGCCCACCTTTGGGGCGGCGAGCGGGAGTATTACCGCGAAATTATTAACAAACTACGCGAACAGGGCTACGATGCGCGTGGTGCTATTGCCGATACCATAGGCACAGCTTGGGCCGTGGCCCGCTTTGGTAAAAAAACACCGGTTATTGCCAAAGGTAAGCAAACAGAGGCTATCTTAAATTTTCCGCCGGCAGCCCTGCGTATTGAAGAGGATAATTTGCAAAAGCTACAGAAGCTTGGTTTGCATCAAATAAAAACTTTTATCAACATGCCCCGCCCCATGCTGCGCCGACGGTTTGGGGAGGCCTTTGTTAGCCGCATAGAACAGGTATTGGGTTTAAAAGAAGAAACCATTACGCCGCTTATACCTCCGGTAGCTCATCAGGAACGCCTGCCTTGCCTGGAACCTATCAAAACAGCTAAGGGGATAGAGATTGCCATCGAGACCCTGCTCGAAAAAGTTTGCCTGCGCTTAAAAATTGAAGGCTTGGGTGTACGTAAGGCTTTGCTCAAATGCTTCCGGATTGATGGTAAGATAGTGCAGGTGGGCATTACAACCACACGTGCCACAGGACATGTGGCGCATTTATGCAAACTATTTGAACTGCAGATTAGTAAAATAGAACCTGCTTTGGGTATTGAGCTATTTTTGCTGGAAGCTACCCGGGTAGAAGAAGTTGACCATCAACAGGAGGCCTTGTGGACTGCCCCGCCCGGCCTGCAGGATGCTGCCCTGGCCGAATTGTTAGACCGGCTGGCCGGTAAGGTAGGCGCCAATGCCATACAGCGTTATTTGCCTGCTGAGCATTACTGGCCCGAGCGTGCTATTAAGCCTGCGGCCTCATTAACCGAAAAACCTGTAACGGTTTGGCGTACCGACAGGCCACGCCCCGTGCGCTTACTGCATCGCCCCGAACCGGTTGAAGTGATGGCCTTGGTACCCGATTATCCACCTAAGTTTTTTATTTATAAAGGCAAGCGCCACGAGGTAACCAAAGCCGACGGCCCCGAACGTATTGAACGCGAATGGTGGCAGGACGCCGGTGCCCACCGCGACTATTATGCCGTAGAAGATGATAACGGGCAGCGTTACTGGCTGTTCAGGCTGGGGCATTATGATAATAAGCCTCAGTGGTTTTTACACGGTTTTTTTGCTTAA
- a CDS encoding Error-prone repair protein ImuA, giving the protein MPVTDKSGMIEKLRQDILRWEGYRAPSAGTSQTVGLGPVEAAFPNGIFPLGTVHEMLCSNTEQAAACGGFVAGLLSGLMQQGGACLWIGLSGNVFPVSLKTFGVEPERIIFVHLMQNKDALWVMEEALKCNGLSAVVAELKEIDFKQSRRLQLAVEQSRVTGFILRNELKKMSTTACAARWRIKSIPSESVDGLPGIGFPRWQVELLRVRNGQPGNWVMEWTKGRFATVAPEILTPKIQMAG; this is encoded by the coding sequence ATGCCAGTTACAGATAAAAGTGGGATGATTGAAAAGTTGCGGCAGGATATTCTGCGCTGGGAGGGCTATCGTGCACCATCTGCAGGCACTTCGCAAACGGTAGGTTTAGGACCGGTAGAGGCTGCCTTTCCTAACGGGATATTTCCGTTAGGCACGGTACACGAGATGCTATGCAGTAATACCGAACAGGCAGCGGCCTGCGGTGGCTTTGTGGCCGGACTGTTATCGGGTTTGATGCAGCAGGGCGGTGCCTGTTTGTGGATAGGCTTATCGGGCAACGTATTTCCTGTATCATTAAAAACGTTCGGGGTTGAGCCGGAGCGAATCATTTTTGTGCACCTGATGCAAAACAAGGATGCCCTTTGGGTGATGGAAGAAGCCTTAAAGTGTAACGGACTTTCTGCAGTGGTAGCCGAGCTTAAAGAAATAGATTTTAAGCAGTCGCGCCGCTTGCAACTGGCCGTAGAGCAAAGCCGGGTAACCGGTTTTATCCTACGTAACGAGCTCAAAAAAATGAGCACTACCGCTTGTGCTGCCCGCTGGAGGATTAAGTCAATACCGAGCGAATCGGTTGACGGGCTGCCGGGAATTGGTTTTCCGCGCTGGCAGGTAGAGTTGCTACGGGTGCGTAACGGGCAACCGGGCAATTGGGTGATGGAGTGGACCAAAGGACGGTTTGCTACTGTAGCCCCTGAAATATTGACTCCAAAAATTCAAATGGCAGGATAA
- a CDS encoding error-prone DNA polymerase, protein MDEYAELHITSNFSFLRGGSHPAELVEQAIAFGYKAIAITDRNTMAGIVRAHMVVKKHNETIKDKALKKQFIPACRLDLLDGPSLLAYPTNQEAYSRLSALLSKGNLRAEKGECHLYKADVYEHQQDIIFILIPPEKLNDNFDFDDDFKATAKEYRQQFGNNLYVAATRYYSGDDEKRLHRLIGLKIPLVATGDVHYHAPKRRELQDILTCIREKCTIYNAGYKLHYNAERFLKPVEEIKRLFLYYPQAVQNTLEIAKACRFSLDQLRYIEPEEAIIDDITPQQRLTQYTWEGAKQRYPDGIPEKISEQIDFELKFIERKKLAPYFLRVYRYTQKAEELGILHQGRGSAANSTVCYCLSITAVDPTKSRLLFSRFMSDARDEWPDIDVDFEHERREEIIQYIYNDYGRDHAAIVATVTQERHRGAIRDVGKAMGVSDDTIKRIGATIWDFSKEGFDENRLREQGLNPKDPLIYKVLELTKQLIGFPRQLGQHTGGFVITAGKLSDICPVMNARMENRTQLEWNKDDLEDLKILKVDVLGLGMLTMIRKAFDLVLKHKGEKLTLAGIPQDVTEVYDMICRADTIGVFQIESRAQMSMLPRLKPRVFYDLVIEVAIVRPGPIQGDMVHPYLRRREQIEDVVYPTKELEAILKRTKGVPLFQEQAMEIAIEAAGFKPEEADQLRRSMATFKAKGMVSGFQKKLIDGMLAKGYEEDFAKRIFRQLEGFGSYGFPESHAASFALLVYVSAWLKFYHPDAFCAALLNSQPMGFYQPAQIVRDAQEHHVKVLPVDVNYSEWDNTMEDKVDEYHAVRLGFRQVKGLREPDMQILVAMRGNGYWRIEDLRRAGVPEKALEVLSAADAFRSLGANRRQALWEVSALNDLPTGLFAGQLPETSLEIPVYLPAITEGEHVVQDYALTGLSLKNHPVALVRQQLRRLKNITAAEFEHKYDGDVVSVAGLITVRQRPGTAKGILFMTLEDETGSANLVVWEKLFDQYRKEIIQSRLLMVTGKLQKANNVTHLVVYQCFNLTGLLNTLSTPEQNTSSLFTPARGDETTAPVTDSRQIFHKGRNFR, encoded by the coding sequence ATGGACGAGTATGCAGAACTACACATCACCAGCAATTTCAGCTTTTTACGGGGAGGCTCGCACCCTGCCGAACTGGTAGAGCAAGCCATTGCCTTTGGCTATAAAGCCATTGCCATTACCGACCGCAACACCATGGCCGGCATTGTGCGGGCACACATGGTTGTCAAAAAGCATAATGAAACCATAAAAGACAAAGCGCTTAAAAAACAATTCATCCCGGCCTGCCGGCTCGATTTGCTCGATGGCCCGAGTTTACTGGCCTACCCTACCAACCAGGAAGCTTATAGCCGCCTATCGGCCTTATTGAGTAAAGGTAATCTACGGGCCGAAAAAGGCGAATGCCATTTATACAAAGCTGATGTATATGAGCACCAACAGGATATCATTTTTATACTGATACCGCCCGAAAAGCTCAACGACAACTTTGATTTTGACGATGATTTTAAAGCCACCGCCAAAGAGTACCGGCAGCAATTTGGCAACAATTTATATGTTGCAGCTACCCGCTATTACAGCGGCGATGACGAAAAAAGACTACATCGTTTAATCGGTTTAAAAATACCGTTGGTAGCAACCGGCGATGTACATTACCACGCCCCTAAAAGACGGGAATTGCAGGACATCCTTACCTGCATACGCGAAAAATGCACCATATACAATGCTGGTTACAAGCTCCATTATAATGCGGAGCGTTTTTTAAAACCTGTTGAAGAAATTAAGCGGTTATTTTTGTATTACCCGCAGGCTGTTCAAAACACGCTTGAAATAGCCAAAGCCTGCCGGTTTTCGTTAGACCAGCTGCGATACATCGAACCCGAAGAAGCTATCATTGACGACATTACACCACAACAAAGACTAACGCAATACACCTGGGAAGGTGCCAAACAACGATATCCGGATGGTATACCCGAAAAGATAAGCGAGCAGATAGATTTTGAACTAAAATTTATTGAACGAAAAAAATTAGCCCCTTACTTTTTACGGGTATACCGGTATACGCAAAAGGCCGAAGAGTTAGGCATTTTACACCAGGGACGAGGTTCGGCAGCCAACTCCACCGTTTGTTATTGTCTTAGTATTACTGCGGTGGACCCAACGAAATCGAGGCTTTTGTTTTCGAGATTCATGTCGGATGCCCGCGATGAATGGCCGGATATTGACGTGGATTTTGAGCATGAGCGTCGCGAAGAAATCATCCAGTATATTTATAATGATTACGGCCGCGACCATGCCGCCATTGTAGCCACCGTAACACAAGAACGCCACCGCGGCGCTATACGCGATGTGGGCAAAGCCATGGGCGTGTCCGATGATACTATTAAGCGCATTGGTGCCACTATTTGGGATTTTAGCAAAGAAGGCTTTGACGAGAACCGCCTGCGCGAGCAAGGCTTAAATCCCAAAGATCCGCTGATTTATAAAGTACTTGAGCTGACCAAGCAACTCATAGGTTTCCCCCGGCAATTAGGGCAACATACAGGCGGCTTCGTCATTACCGCCGGCAAACTATCTGACATTTGCCCTGTGATGAATGCCCGCATGGAAAACCGCACCCAACTGGAGTGGAATAAAGACGATCTGGAAGACCTTAAGATATTGAAGGTAGACGTATTGGGCCTGGGCATGCTCACCATGATACGAAAGGCGTTTGACCTGGTGCTTAAGCATAAAGGCGAAAAGCTAACGTTAGCTGGTATACCGCAAGATGTAACCGAGGTTTACGATATGATTTGCCGGGCCGATACTATCGGCGTTTTTCAGATTGAAAGCCGCGCACAAATGAGCATGCTGCCAAGGCTTAAACCGCGTGTATTTTATGATTTGGTGATTGAGGTTGCGATTGTAAGACCAGGACCAATACAAGGTGACATGGTACACCCTTATTTGCGACGGCGTGAGCAAATTGAAGATGTTGTGTATCCAACCAAAGAACTGGAAGCAATATTAAAGCGCACCAAAGGAGTTCCCTTATTTCAGGAACAAGCCATGGAAATAGCCATCGAGGCTGCAGGTTTTAAACCAGAAGAAGCCGACCAGTTACGTCGCAGTATGGCTACGTTTAAAGCCAAAGGCATGGTTAGTGGCTTTCAAAAAAAGCTGATTGACGGCATGCTGGCTAAAGGCTACGAAGAAGATTTTGCCAAGCGTATCTTCAGGCAGTTAGAAGGCTTTGGAAGTTACGGTTTCCCGGAGAGCCATGCCGCTTCGTTCGCCTTGCTAGTTTATGTCTCGGCATGGCTGAAGTTTTACCATCCCGATGCTTTTTGTGCGGCGTTGCTGAACAGTCAGCCGATGGGTTTTTACCAACCGGCACAAATTGTACGCGATGCGCAGGAACATCATGTTAAGGTACTGCCGGTTGACGTTAACTATTCTGAATGGGATAACACCATGGAGGATAAAGTTGACGAATACCACGCCGTGCGCCTCGGCTTCAGGCAGGTTAAAGGATTACGCGAGCCAGATATGCAAATCCTGGTGGCTATGCGTGGCAACGGCTATTGGCGTATTGAAGATTTACGCAGGGCAGGCGTACCCGAAAAGGCTTTAGAAGTTTTGTCGGCCGCAGATGCCTTCCGCTCTCTGGGTGCTAATCGCCGCCAGGCATTGTGGGAGGTTTCAGCCCTGAATGATTTACCCACTGGTTTGTTTGCCGGTCAACTCCCCGAAACCAGTTTAGAAATACCAGTATATCTGCCTGCCATTACCGAGGGCGAACATGTGGTACAAGACTACGCACTAACCGGCTTATCCCTCAAAAACCACCCGGTGGCTTTAGTACGTCAACAGTTACGCCGGTTAAAAAACATTACTGCTGCCGAGTTTGAGCACAAATACGATGGCGATGTGGTAAGCGTAGCCGGACTGATTACTGTTAGGCAACGGCCTGGAACCGCCAAAGGTATTTTATTTATGACCCTTGAAGATGAAACCGGCTCGGCCAACCTGGTGGTGTGGGAAAAACTATTTGACCAGTACCGCAAAGAAATTATACAATCGCGCTTACTGATGGTAACCGGCAAGCTGCAAAAGGCTAATAACGTAACTCATTTGGTGGTGTATCAATGCTTCAACTTAACCGGCCTGCTCAATACGTTAAGCACTCCGGAACAAAACACTTCATCGCTGTTCACCCCTGCCCGCGGCGACGAAACTACAGCACCGGTAACCGACAGCCGGCAGATATTTCACAAAGGCCGGAATTTCAGGTAA
- the prs gene encoding ribose-phosphate diphosphokinase — translation MKKILFCIKEYAYLAEKILAHGDYEKGELAISYFTDGERYQRILSPVENRDVVVIGGTVNDEATLELFDLASSLVSYGANSLSLVIPYYGYSTMERAVLPGEIVTAKTRARLLSAIPRSAKGNRIYLFDLHSEGTQYYFEHEVYPVHVYCKPIIIEAARQYGGENFVMASTDAGRAKWVESLANDMGVPAAFILKRRLSGDHTEVTAINADVDGKTVIIYDDMIRSGGSIIGAAQTYKDAGAKDIYVITTHGLFVNNGIEKLKASGLIKKLICTDSHVNACNIQDDFVEVRSIAALVCEAIR, via the coding sequence ATGAAGAAAATATTATTTTGCATTAAAGAATACGCATACTTAGCCGAAAAGATTTTAGCGCATGGCGACTACGAAAAAGGCGAATTAGCCATCAGCTATTTTACTGACGGCGAGCGCTATCAGCGTATCTTGTCGCCGGTAGAAAACCGCGACGTGGTGGTTATTGGCGGAACGGTGAATGACGAGGCCACCCTTGAGCTGTTTGATTTGGCCTCCTCATTAGTAAGCTATGGTGCCAACTCGTTATCTTTGGTAATCCCCTACTATGGCTACTCCACCATGGAGCGTGCAGTTTTGCCCGGTGAAATTGTTACGGCCAAAACCCGGGCCCGTTTGCTTTCGGCTATACCACGCAGTGCTAAGGGTAATAGAATTTATCTGTTCGACCTGCATTCTGAGGGCACCCAATATTATTTTGAGCATGAAGTATACCCGGTACATGTGTACTGTAAACCCATTATTATTGAAGCAGCCCGGCAATACGGCGGCGAAAACTTTGTGATGGCCAGCACCGATGCGGGCAGGGCTAAGTGGGTAGAATCGCTAGCTAATGATATGGGTGTACCGGCAGCCTTTATACTGAAACGTCGACTGAGCGGCGACCATACCGAGGTAACTGCTATTAATGCCGATGTAGACGGTAAAACCGTGATTATTTACGACGATATGATCCGATCGGGGGGCAGCATTATAGGTGCAGCACAAACCTATAAAGATGCCGGTGCAAAAGACATTTACGTGATTACCACCCACGGCCTGTTTGTAAACAACGGCATTGAAAAACTGAAAGCCAGCGGCCTTATCAAAAAACTTATCTGTACAGATTCGCACGTTAATGCCTGCAATATTCAGGACGATTTTGTTGAAGTGAGAAGTATTGCGGCTTTGGTGTGCGAGGCCATCAGGTAA
- a CDS encoding kinase: MSIKSAPSLITPGKAYDFVDNGEPMRGGMKDVYFAPDKSYVVALYRDKQDFNSKERLTKLVTQYYDSFFNREGGAYYKNLYSWPTDMVQYDNMIGLIVPTYGKNFFFKKGYATSDGIKGKEKQGLWFASAKFRNRKFSLRLDESELGNWLSYFQICVKIARGVKRLHAAGLAHSDLSYKNVLIDPVSREAAIIDIDGLVVPGLYPPDVIGTADFIAPEVLATKHLDLRDPNRKHANRTTDLHALAVMIYMYLLYRHPLKGGKVNSLDTEQDDLLSMGEKALFIEHPTDHSNRPKLDQVSPWTLPWADVEKLPFTLTGPYLTPLFNQAFIDGLHQPNQRPNADTWEQALLKTTDLMQPCANPGCEQKWFVFDNKNVPQCPFCGTKVKGPVPVLDLYYQFKPNVWKPENHRLMVYNNQYLFQWHVNRNIVRNERLTVEQKVPVGYFTFYNGRWVLVNQKLTSLKDLTENKEIPVNSMVDITDGKRLLLSHEDGGRVVVITMANQ, from the coding sequence ATGAGTATAAAGTCGGCACCATCTTTAATAACGCCTGGTAAAGCCTATGATTTTGTAGACAACGGCGAGCCCATGCGCGGCGGGATGAAAGATGTTTATTTTGCTCCGGATAAATCATACGTGGTAGCACTGTACCGCGACAAGCAGGACTTTAATTCGAAAGAACGGCTAACTAAACTGGTTACCCAGTATTACGATTCGTTTTTTAACCGCGAGGGAGGTGCTTATTATAAAAACCTTTATTCGTGGCCAACCGACATGGTGCAGTACGACAACATGATTGGGCTGATTGTACCTACCTACGGTAAAAATTTCTTTTTTAAAAAGGGGTATGCCACCAGCGATGGCATCAAGGGTAAAGAGAAACAGGGATTGTGGTTTGCTTCGGCTAAATTCAGAAACAGAAAATTTAGTCTCCGTTTAGACGAAAGCGAATTAGGCAACTGGCTAAGCTATTTCCAGATATGTGTAAAAATAGCCAGGGGCGTAAAACGTTTGCATGCTGCAGGTTTAGCGCATTCCGACTTATCATACAAAAACGTGTTGATTGACCCGGTAAGCCGCGAGGCCGCTATTATTGATATCGACGGTTTGGTTGTACCGGGCCTGTACCCACCTGATGTAATTGGCACAGCCGATTTTATTGCGCCCGAAGTACTGGCTACCAAACACCTCGACCTCAGGGACCCAAATCGCAAACATGCTAACCGCACGACTGATTTGCATGCCTTGGCCGTAATGATTTATATGTATTTGCTTTACCGGCATCCTTTAAAAGGGGGTAAGGTAAACTCGTTAGATACGGAGCAGGACGATTTATTGTCGATGGGAGAAAAGGCCTTATTTATTGAACACCCTACCGACCACTCTAACCGACCCAAGCTTGACCAGGTTTCGCCCTGGACGTTGCCCTGGGCGGATGTCGAAAAATTGCCTTTTACACTAACCGGCCCTTATTTAACACCTTTATTCAACCAGGCATTTATTGATGGCTTGCACCAGCCTAACCAGCGGCCTAACGCTGATACCTGGGAGCAGGCTTTACTCAAAACTACCGATTTAATGCAGCCCTGCGCCAACCCCGGTTGTGAGCAAAAGTGGTTTGTGTTTGATAATAAAAACGTACCTCAGTGTCCGTTTTGCGGTACTAAGGTTAAAGGTCCGGTTCCGGTGCTTGATTTATATTACCAGTTTAAGCCTAACGTTTGGAAACCCGAAAACCATAGGCTGATGGTGTATAACAATCAATACCTGTTTCAATGGCATGTAAACCGGAACATTGTAAGAAACGAGAGACTGACCGTTGAACAAAAAGTGCCTGTTGGCTATTTTACCTTTTACAATGGCCGGTGGGTATTGGTCAATCAAAAATTAACATCGCTAAAAGACCTTACCGAAAACAAGGAAATACCTGTAAACAGTATGGTTGATATTACCGATGGCAAAAGGCTCTTGCTCTCGCACGAAGACGGCGGCAGGGTAGTTGTTATCACTATGGCTAACCAGTAA
- a CDS encoding VWA domain-containing protein, which yields MRRLPVYLVLDTSGSMTGEPIEAVKNGVQVMVSSLRQNPQAIETAFISIITFDSTAQQVVPLTDLASFQMVDIKATGTTALGEALKLVATCIDREVTKTTAEQKGDWKPLVFIMTDGIPTDEWQSGLDEFKKRKTAYTVACAAGSGADSNLLKQITENVVSLDTADSQSISKFFSWVSASIGVSSTKVEDGGKEVTGLGELPPPPSELNIVT from the coding sequence ATGAGAAGGTTACCCGTTTACTTAGTATTAGACACTTCTGGTTCAATGACTGGCGAGCCTATCGAAGCAGTTAAAAATGGCGTTCAGGTGATGGTGAGTTCTTTAAGGCAAAACCCTCAGGCCATCGAAACTGCCTTTATCAGTATCATTACTTTTGACAGTACTGCCCAGCAGGTGGTACCGCTTACCGATTTGGCTTCTTTCCAGATGGTAGATATTAAAGCTACCGGCACTACTGCTTTAGGCGAAGCGCTTAAACTGGTAGCTACTTGTATTGACCGGGAAGTAACCAAAACTACAGCCGAACAAAAAGGCGATTGGAAACCGCTGGTGTTTATCATGACAGACGGTATACCTACCGACGAATGGCAAAGTGGCTTAGACGAATTTAAAAAGCGTAAAACGGCTTACACCGTGGCTTGTGCTGCCGGCAGCGGAGCTGATTCTAACCTGTTGAAGCAAATCACCGAAAACGTGGTGAGTCTGGATACTGCCGATAGTCAAAGTATTTCTAAATTCTTCTCTTGGGTATCGGCCTCTATCGGCGTGAGCTCAACCAAGGTAGAAGATGGCGGGAAAGAAGTAACCGGGTTAGGTGAATTGCCGCCGCCACCGTCTGAGCTTAATATCGTAACCTAA
- a CDS encoding PP2C family serine/threonine-protein phosphatase, with the protein MSNHSSNIVKEYLIKLFKDQNISVPANRRDAFERFIQKPETVSAVNLINQTKNQLMANWKIQERITEIINQPVRILNASVGKSYEAKLDFNKLGWTDIATYRFEGLGEAGLSFNEQQQQITGNPKQSGDINIGFLFKLQGQADDEPLNKKIITLIINPDPKSLWKTIDNDKNDPYWKEDAVTQFEPIGDRHILVSSKRGRSHANVGSFREDDFAFKDLGNGWSIVVVADGAGSAKLSRKGSQMACNGIVEFFTEESATANLQQFDELLAQHNTQTDDSTQNKIKLFVYNNLGKAVFTVHKKLESFAAEAGATLKDLSSTLIFTLFKKYESGYVFLSFGVGDCPMAVINREVTEVTLLNWLDVGEFGGGTRFITMPEIFKSDKFATRFSFKQLKDFSYLMLMSDGIYDPKFIVEASLPNITKWQDLLNDLGGNNEEGVKVDLSADNADIIPQLSAWMDFWSAGNHDDRTLAIVF; encoded by the coding sequence ATGAGTAATCACAGCAGCAATATTGTAAAGGAGTATCTCATTAAACTTTTTAAAGACCAAAACATCAGCGTTCCGGCTAACCGCCGGGACGCTTTTGAACGGTTTATACAAAAACCTGAAACTGTTAGTGCCGTTAACCTTATCAATCAAACAAAAAATCAGCTTATGGCTAATTGGAAAATTCAGGAAAGGATAACTGAGATTATTAACCAGCCTGTACGCATTTTAAATGCCAGCGTGGGTAAATCTTATGAGGCTAAACTGGATTTTAACAAACTGGGATGGACGGATATTGCCACTTACCGGTTTGAAGGTTTAGGAGAAGCAGGACTAAGCTTTAACGAGCAGCAACAGCAAATTACCGGCAACCCCAAGCAAAGCGGCGACATTAATATTGGCTTTTTATTTAAACTGCAAGGGCAGGCAGATGATGAGCCTTTGAATAAAAAAATCATTACGCTAATTATTAATCCTGACCCTAAAAGTTTGTGGAAAACCATTGATAATGATAAGAATGACCCTTACTGGAAAGAAGATGCCGTTACGCAGTTTGAACCCATAGGCGACCGGCATATTTTAGTATCCTCCAAACGCGGGCGTTCGCATGCTAATGTAGGCTCTTTCAGAGAAGACGATTTTGCATTTAAGGATTTAGGCAATGGCTGGAGCATTGTTGTGGTGGCCGATGGGGCAGGCAGCGCCAAATTATCCCGCAAGGGTTCGCAAATGGCCTGCAACGGCATTGTGGAGTTTTTTACAGAAGAATCGGCTACTGCAAACCTACAGCAGTTTGATGAGCTTTTGGCTCAGCACAACACTCAGACCGACGATAGTACTCAAAATAAAATCAAGCTTTTTGTATATAACAACCTGGGTAAGGCGGTTTTTACGGTTCATAAAAAACTGGAGTCTTTTGCTGCGGAGGCCGGAGCTACTTTAAAAGATTTGAGCAGTACGCTCATCTTCACGCTATTTAAAAAATATGAGTCGGGGTATGTTTTCCTTTCGTTTGGTGTGGGCGACTGCCCCATGGCGGTGATTAACAGGGAGGTTACCGAGGTTACTTTGTTAAACTGGCTTGATGTGGGAGAGTTTGGCGGCGGCACCCGCTTTATCACTATGCCCGAGATATTTAAGAGCGATAAATTTGCCACCAGGTTCAGTTTTAAGCAACTCAAAGATTTTTCTTACCTCATGCTGATGTCGGACGGTATATACGACCCGAAGTTTATTGTGGAAGCCAGTTTGCCTAACATTACCAAGTGGCAGGATTTATTAAACGATTTGGGCGGCAATAATGAAGAAGGTGTTAAGGTAGATTTAAGTGCTGATAACGCTGATATCATTCCGCAGCTTTCGGCCTGGATGGATTTTTGGAGTGCTGGTAACCACGACGACCGTACACTGGCCATTGTATTTTAA